The bacterium genomic interval CATCGTGTGCGGTAACCCGACGAAGATCATGGTATGAGGCATACAACTTTTCCGGTTTTCCGAAAAAAACCTGTCGGAACAGCTCTTCGGAAAGCTTGCTCGGGTCGTCAATGTTGTCACGAATCTCGATGCGCAATCGCCGCCGATGCCCGCGGATCTTGCGAGACGCGACGCGCCGTTTTTGTAACAGCTCGATTTCGTTCCGGATGATCCGCTCCGCTTCATCGAGATCTTCCGGGCGATCGCAATCTGCTTCGAAAAGCGCGAGGGCATAGCTTTTTGCAAATTCACACGCCGCTTCAACGGTATAGCTGATGCCCCGCTCTTCGCGAAGCGCCTGGTGGAGATGTGATGACATTCCGTTGCTCAAAAGTGACACAAGGAGCAGGAATGCCGCCTGATCATTCGGCGATCCAAGGATTGGCGATATGTTGAACCCCACAAGAAGATGGGATGATTCTTTTTGCCGCTCCACTCCATGTGCCTGCCGTCCGAGCTTCCGTACGGACTCAGGGCCCAGATAAGCCGGCGGACGTGGACCCCTCAGAGAACCGAAAACATGCCTTGTAAGTTCCATCAGTTCTTCGTGGCGGACAAGGCCGGAGCCTGCAATAATGAGGCGCTGGGGATTGCGATAGTATTTTTGATGAACTCTCGCAAGATCTTCCTTCGTCAGGCGGGAAAGGTTCTCGAGGGTCCCGTGAATAGGAAGACCCATGGCGCTATCCGGGAATAGCAGCTCGTGAACAACGCTCTGGACATATCCTTGGGGGTCATCGATAAATTCACTCTTTTTTTCAACTCTTACCACACCGCGCTCCTTTTCGAGCCCTTCAAAGGATGGATTGAGAAAGACGTCCGCAAAAGCCGAAAAATGTTTCTTTGCGGAGATCCATGACGGAGCAAGAACTTCGTACACGGTGAACTCTCTCTCGGTCTCCGCGCAAAGATTTCCTCCGTCGAACTCGATAGCCTCCACGAGCTCTCGGTTTTTCACGGACTTAGAGCCCTTGAAAATCATGTGCTCAATAAGGTGCCGAACGCCGGACCCCTTCCGGGTTTCCCATCCATGGCGCACGCCAAGGCGCAAGGAAACCTTCCGCGCGGTCCTGTCGCGGGCAGATGCCACGACAACGCCGCTTTTTTCAAGCGTATCTACTTCGATGCGGATGGGTTGGCGCCCGAAGTACAGTGTTTTACACATTTCCATGGCATCCACCCCTCTCTTTTTTCTGTTTTCCCAGTGCTGTCAAAGATCTTACAGGCTCACTGTAGCGCTAGAGAAACTTTTTTGCAACACGGTACATGCCATACCACGTTCTATTAAAAACAATGTCATACGAGTTGGCA includes:
- a CDS encoding pitrilysin family protein; the protein is MEMCKTLYFGRQPIRIEVDTLEKSGVVVASARDRTARKVSLRLGVRHGWETRKGSGVRHLIEHMIFKGSKSVKNRELVEAIEFDGGNLCAETEREFTVYEVLAPSWISAKKHFSAFADVFLNPSFEGLEKERGVVRVEKKSEFIDDPQGYVQSVVHELLFPDSAMGLPIHGTLENLSRLTKEDLARVHQKYYRNPQRLIIAGSGLVRHEELMELTRHVFGSLRGPRPPAYLGPESVRKLGRQAHGVERQKESSHLLVGFNISPILGSPNDQAAFLLLVSLLSNGMSSHLHQALREERGISYTVEAACEFAKSYALALFEADCDRPEDLDEAERIIRNEIELLQKRRVASRKIRGHRRRLRIEIRDNIDDPSKLSEELFRQVFFGKPEKLYASYHDLRRVTAHDVQRVSKYLDLANYAVVRIEGTKPLDASSAIPSVTTL